A genomic stretch from Anabrus simplex isolate iqAnaSimp1 chromosome 2, ASM4041472v1, whole genome shotgun sequence includes:
- the Jra gene encoding transcription factor Jun, translating to MVRNCAAPKMETTFYEDQSFNHRLSGDVNQLKRSMTLDLNTPRGLVKRPKFNTSITAPPVLSSPDLNMLKLGSPELEKLIIAQQNMVTTTPTPTTQILFPRTVTEEQEMYARGFVDALAELHTSDSSQMSSSGGLQPVDVPVTSSSGSSGVTYTTLEPHGQVGAVISQASSFPSGYNILSPPDGSIIVKDEPQTVPSLGSTPPLSPINMECQEKIKLERKRQRNRIAASKCRRRKLERISRLEDKVKLLKGENSELGSVVHKLKEQVCKLKEQVMDHVHSGCQIMITPQF from the coding sequence ATGGTTCGCAATTGTGCAGCTCCTAAGATGGAGACTACGTTCTATGAAGATCAGTCATTTAATCACAGATTGAGTGGTGACGTGAATCAGTTGAAGCGTAGTATGACATTGGACTTAAACACTCCTCGTGGTCTAGTGAAGAGGCCTAAGTTTAATACATCTATTACTGCTCCCCCTGTGCTATCGTCACCCGATCTCAATATGCTGAAATTGGGTTCGCCTGAGCTAGAGAAACTTATTATCGCACAACAGAACATGGTCACCACGACACCTACTCCAACGACGCAGATTCTTTTCCCGCGTACAGTTACCGAGGAACAGGAGATGTACGCGAGAGGGTTCGTGGACGCGCTGGCGGAGCTTCATACGAGCGATTCCAGTCAGATGAGTTCCAGTGGGGGTTTGCAGCCTGTGGATGTACCGGTGACCAGCAGTAGCGGCTCTTCGGGCGTAACGTACACTACGTTGGAACCACATGGCCAGGTGGGTGCTGTGATTAGTCAGGCATCTTCATTCCCTTCTGGGTATAACATTCTTTCTCCGCCTGATGGATCGATCATCGTGAAAGACGAGCCTCAGACGGTGCCTAGCTTGGGTTCGACTCCTCCCCTGTCACCAATTAACATGGAATGCCAGGAGAAGATCAAGTTGGAAAGGAAGAGGCAGCGTAATAGGATAGCAGCGTCGAAGTGTAGGCGAAGGAAGCTGGAACGCATCTCGCGTCTTGAAGATAAAGTGAAATTACTTAAAGGTGAAAATTCGGAACTGGGCAGTGTGGTGCATAAGCTTAAGGAGCAAGTGTGTAAGCTAAAAGAACAAGTGATGGATCATGTGCATAGTGGGTGCCAGATAATGATTACTCCCCAGTTTTGA